In Arachis stenosperma cultivar V10309 chromosome 1, arast.V10309.gnm1.PFL2, whole genome shotgun sequence, one DNA window encodes the following:
- the LOC130982957 gene encoding uncharacterized protein LOC130982957, with the protein MSPIQIVYGKAFHLPVEIEHRAYWAVKQCNMDLTQAGVARKLQQECLSNEAYENARIYKEKTKAFHDHHIRKNDFQEGDEVLLYNSRLRFMPDKLRSRWEGPFKVKEIKPYGVVELFGPKSEATFKVNGYRVKKYHGYKLQRELEVFLLEDSPKEGEV; encoded by the coding sequence ATGAGTCCCATCCAGATTGTTTATGGTAAGGCATTTCACCTTCCAGTGGAAATTGAGCATAGAGCCTACTGGGCAGTAAAGCAATGCAATATGGATTTGACCCAAGCAGGAGTAGCCAGAAAATTACAGCAAGAATGTTTGAGCAACGAAGCATATGAGAATGCCCGAATCTACAAAGAGAAAACCAAAGCATTCCATGACCACCACATCCGAAAAAATGATTTCCAAGAGGGTGATGAGGTGCTCCTCTACAATTCGAGGCTTCGTTTCATGCCTGACAAGCTCCGTTCTAGATGGGAAGGACCTTTCAAGGTAAAAGAGATAAAGCCCTATGGAGTGGTGGAGTTGTTTGGTCCTAAAAGTGAAGCAACCTTCAAGGTGAATGGATATAGAGTGAAGAAGTACCATGGCTACAAGCTCCAGAGGGAGCTAGAGGTGTTCCTACTGGAGGATTCACCTAAAGAAGGGGAAGTTTGA